A stretch of Larus michahellis chromosome Z, bLarMic1.1, whole genome shotgun sequence DNA encodes these proteins:
- the LOC141735742 gene encoding LOW QUALITY PROTEIN: uncharacterized protein LOC141735742 (The sequence of the model RefSeq protein was modified relative to this genomic sequence to represent the inferred CDS: deleted 1 base in 1 codon), translated as MGRETPRQLRLEGPAAGGSALGQARCRWRRGWRRPCCLPAASAPLLPAPSSLRLPSPLPPAPARPPSPTEPLLSLLLQVMAAASLLLSLLAVLSVFQLPLTVGDELDEATQDRKRWRADLLDKQMRRLQQDLEETHLEPWSQKESDVSWGALAGVLVLLLGLGWWLMKRSHWPASSSKESGSGKKAEEREQESKPSLALHARLISVERLLELSESFMKVEALVDDLLRICHKRSRDTGMPRVKAVVGVESALGGWGPQEDDATYRLLVPLKPPHGHAFHLELGTMEGMPAKHSCIRVEPECSCKRERLEKDTLCFLHCHEEQRKNRGPSLLNTFCTGPYLDVEKTARWFQDMVKDAWLALPQSRHCHLKVLPSKRSCKLRLTDASGSTVFIHMMLGVQQGDSYAVLSIR; from the exons ATGGGCCGAgaaactccccggcagctccggctgg agggcccagccgctggcgggagcgccttgggccaggcccggtgccgctggcggcggggctgg cgcaggccttgctgcctccccgctgcctcggcccccctcctgcctgcccccagctccctgcggctgccgtccccgctaccgccagctcccgcccgccctcccagccccactgaaccccttctctccctcctcctgcaggtcatggctgctgccagtttgctactgtccctccttgctgtgctaagcgtcttccagctcccactgacggtgggcgatgagctggacgaggccacGCAAGACCGCAAGCGTTGGCGTGCTGACCTTCTGGACAAGCAGATGAGGCGGCTGCAGCAGGATCTGGAGGAAACGCACCTGGAGCCgtggagccagaaggagagcgacgtttcctggggggctcttgctggtgtcctggtgctgctcctcgggctcggctggtggctcatgaaaaggagccattggccagccagcagcagcaaggagagcggttccggaaagaaggcggaggagcgggagcaagaatcaaaacccagtcttgcactgcacgCGCGCCTGATTTCCGTCGAGCGCCTCCTTGAACTGTCGGAGTCATTCATGAAGGTGGAGGCCCTGGTAGATGATCTCCTCCGCATCTGCCACAAGCGTTCCAGGGATACTGGGATGCcacgcgtgaaggcagtcgtcggggtggagagcgctttaggaggttggggtccccaggaggatgatgccacctaccgcctgctggtgcccctgaagcctcctcacgggcacgccttccatctggagctgggcaccatggaggggatgccggccaagcactcctgcatccgcgtggagccggagtgcagctgcaagagggagcggctggagaaggacacgctgtgcttcctccactgccacgAGGAGCAGCGGAAAAatcggggtcccagcctcctcaacaccttctgcaccggcccctacctggacgtagagaaaacggcccgctggttccaggacatggtaaaagacgcctggctggctttgcctcagtcgagacactgccatctgaaggtgctgccctccaagcgctcctgcaagctccggctgacggatgcttctggcagtactgtcttcattcacatgatgcttggggtgcagcaaggtgactcgtacgccgtcctgagcatccgctag
- the LOC141735740 gene encoding LOW QUALITY PROTEIN: uncharacterized protein LOC141735740 (The sequence of the model RefSeq protein was modified relative to this genomic sequence to represent the inferred CDS: deleted 1 base in 1 codon): MGRETPRQLRLEGPAAGGSALGQARCRWRRGWRRPCCLPAASAPLLPAPSSLRLPSPLPPAPARPPSPTEPLLSLLLQVMAAASLLLSLLAVLSVFQLPLTVGDELDEATQDRKRWRADLLDKQMRRLLQDLEETHLEPWRQKESDVSWGALAGVLVLLLGLGWWLMKRSHWPASSSKESGSGKKAEEREQESKPSLALHARLISVERLLELSESFMKVEALVDDLLRICHKRSRDTGMPRVKAVVGVESALGGWGPQEDDATYRLLVPLKPPHGHAFHLELGTMEGMPAKHSCIRVEPECSCKRERLEKDTLCFLHCHEEQRKNRGPSLLNTFCTGPYLDVEKTARWFQDMVKDAWLALPQSRHCHLKVLPSKRSCKLRLTDASGSTVFIHMMLGVQRGDSYAVLSIH; encoded by the exons ATGGGCCGAgaaactccccggcagctccggctgg agggcccagccgctggcgggagcgccttgggccaggcccggtgccgctggcggcggggctgg cgcaggccttgctgcctccccgctgcctcggcccccctcctgcctgcccccagctccctgcggctgccgtccccgctaccgccagctcccgcccgccctcccagccccactgaaccccttctctccctcctcctgcaggtcatggctgctgccagtttgctactgtccctccttgctgtgctaagcgtcttccagctcccactgacggtgggcgatgagctggacgaggccacGCAAGACCGCAAGCGTTGGCGCGCTGACCTTCTGGACAAGCAGATGAGGCGGCTGCTGCAGGATCTGGAGGAAACGCACCTGGAGCCGTGGAGACAGAAGGAGAGCGACgtttcctggggggctcttgctggtgtcctggtgctgctcctcgggctcggctggtggctcatgaaaaggagccattggccagccagcagcagcaaggagagcggttccggaaagaaggcggaggagcgggagcaagaatcaaaacccagtcttgcactgcacgCGCGCCTGATTTCCGTCGAGCGCCTCCTTGAACTGTCGGAGTCATTCATGAAGGTGGAGGCCCTGGTAGATGATCTCCTCCGCATCTGCCACAAGCGTTCCAGGGATACTGGGATGCcacgcgtgaaggcagtcgtcggggtggagagcgctttaggaggttggggtccccaggaggatgatgccacctaccgcctgctggtgcccctgaagcctcctcacgggcacgccttccatctggagctgggcaccatggaggggatgccggccaagcactcctgcatccgcgtggagccggagtgcagctgcaagagggagcggctggagaaggacacgctgtgcttcctccactgccacgAGGAGCAGCGGAAAAatcggggtcccagcctcctcaacaccttctgcaccggcccctacctggacgtagagaaaacggcccgctggttccaggacatggtaaaagacgcctggctggctttgcctcagtcgagacactgccatctgaaggtgctgccctccaagcgctcctgcaagctccggctgacggatgcttctggcagtactgtcttcattcacatgatgcttggggtgcagcgaggtgactcgtacgccgtcctgagcatccactag
- the LOC141735743 gene encoding LOW QUALITY PROTEIN: uncharacterized protein LOC141735743 (The sequence of the model RefSeq protein was modified relative to this genomic sequence to represent the inferred CDS: deleted 1 base in 1 codon): MGRETPRQLRLEGPAAGGSALGQARCRWRRGWRRPCCLPAASAPLLPAPSSLRLPSPLPPAPARPPSPTEPLLSLLLQVMAAASLLLSLLAVLSVFQLPLTVGNELDEATQDRKRWRADLLDKQMRRLQQDLEETHLEPWSQKESDVSWGALAGVLVLLLGLGWWLMKRSHWPASSSKESGSGKKAEEREQESKPSLALHARLISVERLLELSESFMKVEVLVDDLLRICHKRSRDTGMPRVKAVVGVESALGGWGPQEDDATYRLLVPLKPPHGHAFHLELGTMEGMPAKHSCIRVEPECSCKRERLEKDTLCFLHCHQEQLRKNRGPSLLNTFCTGPYLDVEKTARWFQDMVKDAWVALPQSRHCHLKVLPSKRSCKLRLTDASGSTVFIHMMLGVQQGDSYAVLSIH; encoded by the exons ATGGGCCGAgaaactccccggcagctccggctgg agggcccagccgctggcgggagcgccttgggccaggcccggtgccgctggcggcggggctgg cgcaggccttgctgcctccccgctgcctcggcccccctcctgcctgcccccagctccctgcggctgccgtccccgctaccgccagctcccgcccgccctcccagccccactgaaccccttctctccctcctcctgcaggtcatggctgctgccagtttgctactgtccctccttgctgtgctaagcgtcttccagctcccactgacggTGGGCAatgagctggacgaggccacGCAAGACCGCAAGCGTTGGCGTGCTGACCTTCTGGACAAGCAGATGAGGCGGCTGCAGCAGGATCTGGAGGAAACGCACCTGGAGCCgtggagccagaaggagagcgacgtttcctggggggctcttgctggtgtcctggtgctgctcctcgggctcggctggtggctcatgaaaaggagccattggccagccagcagcagcaaggagagcggttccggaaagaaggcggaggagcgggagcaagaatcaaaacccagtcttgcactgcacgCGCGCCTGATTTCCGTCGAGCGCCTCCTTGAACTGTCGGAGTCATTCATGAAGGTGGAGGTCCTGGTAGATGATCTCCTCCGCATCTGCCACAAGCGTTCCAGGGATACTGGGATGCcacgcgtgaaggcagtcgtcggggtggagagcgctttaggaggttggggtccccaggaggatgatgccacctaccgcctgctggtgcccctgaagcctcctcacgggcacgccttccatctggagctgggcaccatggaggggatgccggccaagcactcctgcatccgcgtggagccggagtgcagctgcaagagggagcggctggagaaggacacgctgtgcttcctccactgccaccaggagcagctgcggaaaaatcggggtcccagcctcctcaacaccttctgcaccggcccctacctggacgtagagaaaacggcccgctggttccaggacatggtaaaagacgcctgggtggctttgcctcagtcgagacactgccatctgaaggtgctgccctccaagcgctcctgcaagctccggctgacggatgcttctggcagtactgtcttcattcacatgatgcttggggtgcagcaaggtgactcgtacgccgtcctgagcatccactag